A window of Halogeometricum sp. S1BR25-6 genomic DNA:
TCAGGTCTCCAGGCGGTACAGCGAGGCGAGGAGCAGTCCGACCCCGACCGCGAGGAGCGTCGCTTCGGCGGTCCTGAGGAGGTACAGTTCCCGACCGAACGCCTGGTAGCCGCCGTTCACGCCGAACTCGTACACCGCTTCGGTGACCGACCCGAACGCGAGAAAGGAGAAGCCGGCGGACGCGACGAGAAACGACGTCGCCCCCTCTCGCCGGTACGCCTTGTACGCGATGCTCGCCAGCAGCGCAAACAGGAGGAAGACGACGAGGTTCGAGACGCCGAACGCGACGGCCTCCGCCGACTCCTGCGCCTGCAGTGTGACGCGGGCGACCGGAAGTGCCCTCATCCGCTCTGTGACTCACCCAAGGAGCGCCACACGCGGCTGAACCGGTCGACGAGGTCGTCTCGAACCGTGACGTCGACGCGGAACCGCTCTCTGTCGACGGTGAGCGTCACCGACCGGACCCGGGTCTCGTACGTGCTGTAGTGGTCACCGTCGTCGGTTATCTGCGTCTCCTCTCGCAGCAGGTTCGCGTCGACGAGGTCGTCCGTGTGCCGGTACACCGTCGCGACGGAGACACCGACCTCCTCCTGTAGGTTCTGCGCCGACATCGGCTCGCGGTTCGCGAGGCAAAGTATCTCTCTGGCGTCCTCGCTGGCCAGCGCGTCGACGAGTTCGTCGGTGTCTGCGTCCATCCTCCCACCCGTACCCTACCGGTCGGACACGTTTCACCGTTGTGCCGGCACCGCGTTTGCAGGACCTGTGAACGCGGTTCGGCTTCAAGGGGCGAGCGCCGCTACGTTCGACCAGAGATGAGCACCGACT
This region includes:
- a CDS encoding ArsR/SmtB family transcription factor is translated as MDADTDELVDALASEDAREILCLANREPMSAQNLQEEVGVSVATVYRHTDDLVDANLLREETQITDDGDHYSTYETRVRSVTLTVDRERFRVDVTVRDDLVDRFSRVWRSLGESQSG
- a CDS encoding DUF7521 family protein; translated protein: MRALPVARVTLQAQESAEAVAFGVSNLVVFLLFALLASIAYKAYRREGATSFLVASAGFSFLAFGSVTEAVYEFGVNGGYQAFGRELYLLRTAEATLLAVGVGLLLASLYRLET